One Armatimonadota bacterium genomic window carries:
- a CDS encoding glycine--tRNA ligase subunit alpha, producing the protein MTFQELIRRLDEYWAAQGCAILQPYDVEVGAGTMHPATTLRVLGPESWNVAYIQPSRRPADGRYTLNPQRSQRYYQYQVIMKPSPDNIVDLYLGSLDAIGIDTTKNDIRFVEDDWESQAAGASGVGWEVWINGAEITQFTFFQQMGGIECNPVCAEITYGPERLCLMLNNQQSFWKDLEWSDDLKYFDVDYQLELQDNVYNFEVASTEMLFKMFDMYEEESKRVIETEVFWDAKQGILTAADPGGEKVLPPKGAGPAALVYPALDLALKCSHIFNLLDARGAVGVTERAKYINRIRGRVRACCLKHVEQFRVAVS; encoded by the coding sequence ATGACGTTCCAAGAGTTGATCCGCCGCCTCGATGAGTATTGGGCAGCCCAGGGCTGTGCGATTCTTCAGCCGTACGACGTGGAAGTCGGCGCGGGGACGATGCATCCGGCAACAACTCTGCGGGTGCTTGGACCGGAGAGTTGGAACGTGGCCTACATTCAGCCATCGCGACGTCCGGCGGATGGTCGATACACGCTCAACCCCCAGCGGAGCCAACGGTATTACCAGTACCAGGTCATCATGAAGCCGTCGCCGGACAACATCGTGGACCTTTATCTCGGTTCGCTGGACGCGATCGGCATCGACACGACGAAAAATGATATTCGGTTTGTGGAGGACGACTGGGAGAGCCAGGCGGCGGGTGCGAGCGGCGTGGGTTGGGAGGTTTGGATCAACGGCGCCGAGATTACGCAGTTCACGTTTTTCCAGCAGATGGGCGGAATCGAGTGCAATCCGGTGTGCGCTGAGATCACTTACGGCCCTGAGCGGCTGTGCTTGATGCTGAACAACCAGCAATCATTTTGGAAGGATCTGGAGTGGAGCGACGACCTCAAGTACTTCGATGTGGACTACCAATTGGAGTTGCAGGATAACGTCTACAACTTTGAGGTCGCCTCGACGGAGATGCTGTTTAAGATGTTCGACATGTATGAGGAGGAGTCGAAGCGCGTGATTGAGACCGAGGTCTTTTGGGACGCGAAGCAGGGAATCCTGACGGCGGCCGATCCGGGAGGAGAGAAGGTTTTGCCTCCGAAGGGCGCGGGGCCGGCCGCGCTGGTGTACCCGGCGTTGGATTTGGCGCTGAAGTGTTCGCACATTTTTAACTTGCTGGATGCTCGGGGAGCAGTTGGCGTCACGGAGCGGGCGAAGTATATCAATCGGATTCGCGGTCGCGTGCGCGCGTGCTGTTTGAAGCATGTGGAGCAGTTTAGAGTGGCAGTTAGTTAG
- a CDS encoding zinc-binding dehydrogenase, whose product MAFGIVFQGKGLVELQEFKLGDLGANQIHLQTRTSLISTGTEGICLNRLFDPGTHFDRWVKYPFRTGYCVVADVVAVGPDVTDFKVGDRVFTRVTHASEHIVDTTRVVKIPDAISDEEAQWSALAMIGSMILDAGDIRLQDDVAVVGAGPVGQMACRWLLAAGCKVTICDTVAMRLGMAELAGVTNPMLGTVEEFGPHVEQVFGAKPRVVVDCTGFASVMEKALAIPRNFGTVILLGDTGTPAGQHLTPDVLTRGVRVHGCHISHETADWHETRIIPKFYDLVQAGRFSVQGLNTHRFLPTDAVEAYKLNTERRAETMGVWFDWR is encoded by the coding sequence ATGGCATTTGGGATCGTCTTCCAGGGCAAAGGTCTTGTCGAGCTTCAAGAGTTCAAACTTGGCGACCTCGGCGCGAACCAAATTCACCTCCAAACGCGCACGTCGCTCATCAGCACCGGTACCGAGGGCATCTGCCTCAATCGCCTTTTCGACCCCGGAACCCATTTCGATCGATGGGTGAAATACCCCTTCCGAACCGGCTATTGTGTCGTCGCTGATGTCGTCGCCGTCGGACCCGACGTCACCGATTTTAAGGTTGGAGATCGCGTCTTTACGCGCGTTACCCACGCATCGGAACACATCGTCGATACCACACGCGTCGTCAAGATTCCAGACGCAATCTCCGACGAGGAAGCCCAATGGTCGGCCCTCGCCATGATCGGCTCCATGATCCTCGATGCGGGCGATATCCGCCTCCAAGATGACGTCGCCGTCGTCGGCGCTGGCCCGGTCGGACAGATGGCGTGTCGCTGGCTCCTCGCCGCTGGATGCAAAGTCACGATCTGCGACACGGTCGCCATGCGCCTCGGCATGGCCGAACTAGCCGGCGTCACTAACCCCATGCTCGGCACCGTCGAAGAGTTTGGTCCGCACGTCGAACAGGTTTTCGGGGCAAAGCCTCGGGTTGTTGTGGATTGCACGGGCTTCGCATCCGTCATGGAGAAGGCGCTCGCTATTCCGCGCAACTTCGGCACGGTCATCTTGCTCGGCGACACCGGCACCCCCGCCGGACAGCATTTAACCCCCGACGTCCTGACTCGCGGAGTTCGAGTCCACGGTTGCCACATCAGTCATGAAACCGCCGATTGGCACGAGACCAGGATCATTCCCAAGTTTTACGATCTAGTCCAAGCCGGCCGCTTTTCGGTGCAAGGCCTCAACACCCACCGCTTCCTTCCCACCGACGCCGTCGAAGCCTACAAACTAAATACCGAACGTCGCGCCGAGACGATGGGCGTCTGGTTTGACTGGCGATAG
- a CDS encoding cyclic nucleotide-binding domain-containing protein yields MDVKRIIAESYLAAGFTDEFMDRVAAISEIRQFGDGDSIVHEDDETADLMILAEGKAEIVRITGDTIAYIKPNMPFGEVAFLDHKRRSSSVIAKGDCKVVVIPEEPLREMLRAEPEMAVRALINLSSLLCERLRKANQQIAALNAIEEFQR; encoded by the coding sequence ATGGACGTAAAACGTATCATCGCCGAGAGCTATTTGGCAGCTGGATTCACTGATGAGTTCATGGATCGGGTAGCCGCGATCTCCGAGATTCGGCAGTTTGGCGATGGTGACTCCATCGTTCATGAAGATGACGAGACGGCCGATTTGATGATCTTGGCGGAAGGGAAGGCCGAGATTGTTCGCATCACGGGCGACACGATTGCGTATATCAAACCGAATATGCCGTTTGGCGAGGTGGCTTTTCTCGATCATAAGCGACGTTCATCGTCCGTTATTGCAAAGGGCGACTGCAAAGTGGTTGTCATCCCCGAGGAGCCTTTGCGGGAAATGCTTCGCGCCGAACCGGAGATGGCCGTTCGTGCCCTGATCAACCTTAGCTCGCTGCTGTGCGAACGACTTAGGAAGGCGAACCAGCAGATCGCTGCCCTCAACGCGATCGAAGAGTTTCAGCGTTAG
- a CDS encoding diguanylate cyclase has protein sequence MFWKKGSEWAKLAPSSPSAIRFGVAASKGFEKLVIVPNDPVSQQFIKDVDTLANEACVPEISQAQFGEIVDELESIITKFSRRQRSAIEDSISEVYDGLRDVLKSLEGAIATGHTLEDATQSASTRLLSLQSAKSYEEVIGGIKKEIATLNSAVEKHREDAKLVRKVASQHVEVLRTKLKHAEKAVRTDHLTKLGNRSAFDFLLTVGIAKIAHGEKYCLAIMDVDKFKHINDSRGHLCGDAALVAIANRLTETFSLPGTSVVRYGGDEFAVLYRGSLVQLEAKLERVNTILAKNPLVYVGASIPLHISYGAIELTPEHTPDVAVAEADQVMYVAKRRAA, from the coding sequence ATGTTTTGGAAGAAGGGGTCGGAGTGGGCAAAATTAGCCCCAAGTAGTCCGTCGGCGATTCGCTTCGGGGTCGCTGCGTCGAAGGGTTTTGAGAAATTGGTCATCGTTCCCAACGACCCGGTTTCGCAGCAGTTCATCAAGGATGTCGATACCCTTGCCAACGAGGCTTGCGTGCCCGAAATCAGCCAAGCTCAGTTCGGCGAGATCGTCGATGAACTTGAGTCCATCATCACCAAGTTCTCACGCCGACAACGCTCGGCCATCGAAGATAGCATTTCCGAGGTCTACGATGGCCTCCGCGACGTCCTCAAGTCACTCGAAGGCGCCATTGCCACCGGGCACACGCTCGAAGACGCCACCCAGTCCGCGTCCACCCGCCTGCTCAGCCTCCAAAGCGCCAAGAGCTACGAAGAAGTCATTGGTGGAATCAAGAAGGAAATCGCCACGTTGAACTCCGCCGTCGAAAAGCACCGCGAAGACGCAAAGCTCGTCCGAAAGGTCGCTTCTCAACATGTCGAAGTCCTTCGCACCAAGCTCAAGCATGCCGAGAAGGCCGTCCGAACCGACCACCTAACCAAACTCGGAAACCGCAGTGCGTTCGATTTTCTCCTCACCGTCGGTATCGCCAAGATCGCTCATGGCGAAAAATACTGCCTCGCGATCATGGACGTGGACAAGTTCAAGCACATCAACGACAGCCGTGGCCATCTATGTGGCGATGCCGCGCTGGTCGCCATAGCTAATCGGCTAACCGAGACCTTTTCTCTTCCTGGCACCTCGGTGGTCCGCTATGGAGGCGATGAGTTCGCGGTTCTCTATCGGGGTTCGCTCGTCCAACTGGAAGCCAAACTTGAGCGCGTCAACACCATCCTCGCCAAAAATCCGCTAGTCTACGTGGGCGCGAGCATTCCGCTACACATTAGCTATGGTGCGATCGAACTCACCCCCGAACACACGCCGGATGTGGCCGTCGCCGAAGCCGATCAGGTGATGTACGTCGCCAAGCGCCGAGCGGCCTAA
- a CDS encoding 2,3-bisphosphoglycerate-dependent phosphoglycerate mutase, with product MPKLILVRHGQSLWNLEDRFTGWVDVPLTPQGEQEARNAGTKLKGISIDVAYTSSLQRAQNTLKLILESMGTTLPTIRDEALNERHYGDLQGLNKARTAEKFGAEQVKIWRRSFDVPPPNGESLKDTAARTLPFFERCILGDIAQGKNVLVVAHGNSNRSIVMQLDKLSTAEVLELNLGTAVPLIYDLDEAGTVLGKTILD from the coding sequence ATGCCGAAACTGATTCTCGTTCGCCACGGCCAATCCCTTTGGAATCTCGAAGACCGATTTACGGGTTGGGTCGATGTACCCCTGACCCCTCAAGGCGAACAGGAAGCACGCAACGCAGGCACCAAGCTCAAAGGTATCTCCATTGATGTTGCCTACACAAGCAGTCTGCAACGAGCTCAGAACACGCTCAAGCTCATTCTCGAAAGCATGGGGACGACCCTTCCGACCATCCGCGACGAGGCCCTAAACGAACGGCACTACGGAGACCTCCAGGGTCTCAACAAGGCCCGCACTGCCGAGAAGTTCGGAGCCGAACAAGTCAAGATTTGGCGACGCAGCTTCGACGTTCCGCCACCCAACGGCGAGTCCCTCAAAGACACCGCCGCAAGAACGCTTCCCTTCTTCGAGCGATGCATCCTCGGTGACATCGCCCAGGGCAAAAACGTGTTGGTCGTCGCCCATGGCAACTCGAACCGATCGATCGTGATGCAACTCGACAAGCTCTCGACCGCCGAGGTTCTTGAGCTCAATTTGGGAACCGCCGTCCCGCTGATCTATGATTTGGACGAAGCGGGAACCGTACTCGGAAAAACGATCCTAGACTAA
- a CDS encoding dihydroorotase — protein sequence MAFDLVIRGATVVTATGMHLADVAVSNGKVEGLGDFAQVDADEIVDAKGLYLLPGAIDTQVHFREPGMEHKEDLASGSLAALCGGVTSFLEMPNTKPETTSPEALADKVTRASGRCWSNFGFFFGATPANAEHLAEYELLPGAPGVKIFVGSSTGDLLVDQEDDLRRVLMNGHKRVAVHSEDEARNRERKALISDNPHPREHPFLRDAESAKISTERLIRLCRETHRPVHILHISTADELPLIAEAKRQGLPITCEITPQHLWFVAPECYDRLGSKAQMNPPVRSEGHRAALWRALDDGLFDVFGSDHAPHTAEEKAKPYPSSPSGMPGVETILPVLLTYAAQGRISYETLVRMFCETPAALYQIEGKGRIEIGYDADFVLVDPHRRWTVDESLLHSKCGWSPYDGEELIGQVQAVYLAGSLAAFEQEPVGSPMGRCLQFGDH from the coding sequence ATGGCATTTGATCTCGTGATTCGTGGCGCAACCGTTGTGACCGCCACCGGCATGCACCTCGCCGATGTGGCCGTTTCTAACGGAAAGGTCGAGGGGCTCGGCGACTTCGCCCAAGTTGATGCCGATGAGATCGTCGATGCGAAGGGCCTCTACCTGCTGCCTGGCGCCATCGACACCCAAGTCCACTTCCGCGAGCCGGGAATGGAGCACAAAGAAGACCTCGCCTCTGGATCGCTGGCCGCCCTCTGCGGGGGTGTGACCTCCTTCCTAGAGATGCCTAACACCAAGCCCGAAACCACCAGCCCCGAAGCCCTTGCCGACAAAGTAACGCGCGCCAGCGGACGTTGCTGGTCGAACTTCGGCTTCTTCTTCGGCGCGACACCCGCCAACGCCGAACACCTGGCCGAATACGAACTCCTGCCCGGCGCACCGGGAGTCAAGATCTTCGTCGGTAGTTCCACGGGCGATCTCCTGGTCGACCAAGAAGACGACCTCCGCCGTGTGCTGATGAATGGGCACAAGCGGGTCGCCGTCCACAGCGAGGATGAGGCTCGAAATCGCGAGCGAAAGGCCCTCATTAGTGATAACCCGCACCCTCGCGAGCATCCGTTCCTGCGCGATGCGGAAAGCGCAAAGATTTCGACTGAGCGTCTAATTCGCCTCTGCCGGGAAACCCATCGCCCGGTCCACATCCTTCACATCTCGACTGCCGACGAATTACCGCTCATCGCCGAAGCCAAGCGCCAGGGCCTCCCCATCACTTGCGAGATCACGCCCCAGCACCTATGGTTCGTCGCTCCCGAATGTTACGATCGCCTCGGCAGCAAGGCGCAGATGAACCCTCCCGTCCGCTCCGAGGGGCATCGTGCCGCTCTTTGGCGCGCGCTCGATGACGGTCTCTTCGACGTCTTCGGCTCGGACCACGCCCCGCACACCGCCGAGGAGAAAGCCAAGCCCTATCCATCCTCCCCCAGCGGCATGCCTGGCGTCGAAACCATTCTTCCCGTCTTGCTAACCTACGCCGCTCAAGGCCGTATCTCCTACGAAACCTTAGTTCGCATGTTTTGCGAGACTCCCGCCGCCCTCTACCAGATCGAAGGCAAAGGGAGAATCGAGATCGGTTATGACGCCGACTTCGTGCTCGTCGATCCCCATCGCCGCTGGACGGTGGATGAATCCCTTCTCCATTCCAAGTGCGGATGGAGTCCCTACGATGGCGAAGAACTAATTGGCCAGGTGCAGGCCGTCTACCTGGCGGGTAGCCTTGCTGCATTCGAGCAAGAACCGGTCGGCAGTCCGATGGGCCGATGCCTGCAATTTGGAGACCATTAA
- the xth gene encoding exodeoxyribonuclease III — protein MRVATFNAASVRARLPLLVQWLEENPVDVLGIQETKVEDDKFPRAEFEALGYELALNGQKSWNGVALLSKLPMTDVVKGVGDEDLDVQARTIAATINGIRIINTYVPNGNTVGSEKWEFKMRWLEKFKDMVYAHDRSQPLLWMGDINIAPQPHDVFDSPKLLGGVGHHPDEFSRLSAIVSYGLIDLFRLFTFEGGHYTFWDFVIPGALDRGMGWRIDHIYTTEELAEKCTSCVIDVEARRREKPSDHTFVIADFDV, from the coding sequence GTGCGAGTCGCCACATTTAACGCCGCTTCCGTACGAGCTCGATTGCCGCTACTGGTTCAATGGCTTGAGGAAAATCCTGTCGATGTCCTTGGCATCCAAGAGACCAAGGTCGAAGACGACAAGTTCCCGCGAGCCGAATTTGAAGCGCTCGGCTACGAACTCGCGCTAAACGGGCAGAAGTCCTGGAACGGCGTTGCGTTGCTTTCGAAGCTCCCGATGACGGACGTGGTGAAGGGCGTTGGCGATGAGGATTTGGACGTGCAGGCCCGCACGATCGCGGCGACGATCAATGGAATTCGCATCATCAACACCTATGTGCCGAACGGCAATACGGTCGGCTCGGAGAAGTGGGAGTTCAAGATGCGGTGGCTGGAGAAGTTCAAGGATATGGTCTATGCGCACGACCGAAGCCAACCGCTTTTGTGGATGGGCGACATCAACATTGCGCCTCAGCCGCACGACGTTTTCGACTCGCCGAAGCTACTTGGGGGAGTTGGGCATCACCCGGACGAGTTCAGCCGACTTTCGGCGATCGTTTCTTACGGGCTGATCGACCTGTTTCGACTATTCACCTTTGAGGGTGGGCACTACACGTTTTGGGACTTCGTGATTCCTGGCGCGCTAGACCGCGGCATGGGGTGGCGCATCGACCACATTTACACCACCGAGGAATTGGCGGAGAAGTGCACATCGTGCGTGATCGACGTCGAGGCGCGTCGGCGCGAAAAGCCGAGTGACCACACGTTTGTGATCGCCGATTTCGACGTTTAG
- a CDS encoding glyoxalase/bleomycin resistance/extradiol dioxygenase family protein produces MRILESVLYAEDLVAAREFYVGLLGLEEVSFDADRDLFLRVGDGMLILFKASRTVIHDSGVPPHGTTGAGHLAFAATPEEIEIWRARLEENGVEIIQSIDWKNGARSIYFRDPAGNVLEFATPSLWGLA; encoded by the coding sequence GTGCGCATTCTCGAATCGGTTCTCTACGCTGAGGATCTCGTCGCCGCCCGCGAGTTCTACGTCGGTCTTTTGGGCCTTGAGGAAGTCTCCTTCGATGCCGACCGGGACCTCTTTTTGAGGGTAGGGGATGGCATGTTAATTCTGTTCAAGGCGAGCCGAACGGTGATCCATGACTCGGGCGTACCTCCGCATGGCACGACGGGGGCTGGCCATTTGGCCTTTGCGGCAACGCCGGAGGAGATTGAGATTTGGCGAGCCCGGCTGGAAGAGAATGGGGTTGAGATCATCCAATCGATCGACTGGAAGAATGGGGCGAGGTCGATCTACTTTCGCGATCCGGCGGGGAATGTGTTGGAATTTGCCACGCCGAGCCTTTGGGGGCTGGCTTGA
- a CDS encoding DUF4982 domain-containing protein: protein MIAAFVALAFVSSRTTLNLDDGWQYTTLAAPPSIWSGADAVPTAAWKVVRVSSEETTAEKAPASQAFDGDPKTFWHTRWQGTPGGYPHELVLDLGGRTEAVGFRLLPRQTGPKNGHPNHLQVFLSDSLDSWGDPVVTGQVPDSSDLFQVRFTPHRGRYLRLVVSDGYQREPFLVLAEIGLIRSLDEKQKQDWESQYHIATVETGDARYDLRGAALEGVKQAELAKVKAADWKSATLPHAAWIRPMGKPEIWQGVAYYRRSLDVDDGLLAKHLELTIDGAMQVSDLWLNGQHVATHRGGYLPMVVDLTGKLGRRNDLLVRVDNRDNPLVPPGKPQQDLDFMYGAGLTRHAWLTATSKLRITDALEGAAGRFGGGVYVTDPVVEADRATVRVRTHVANETGKTCEFQIRQNLGGRITTSGNVRLKPGEMAWYGQDLKADGLPLWSPSSTATITLRTSLVSSGEVEDSVDTSVGIRKIEVSREKGFVINGKSIELMGTNRHQDYPWVGPALSDAANVRDVRLIKLAGHNIVRLSHYPQSEAFLDECDRMGLMVIPCIPGWQFLNKDTRFTEAVRQDIRNLIRRDRNHPSVAFWETSLNETYPPADVAQDWYGTAKSESVDGAILLAGDARRGAPWDIAYNQWKDDFTRPQSVLPSRPGYVREYGDYEFGGAYSTSRVRIADGMTKLLQEAWNQSWSLNRLRPQLPWTMGFGTWEMFDHNVPWEFSVSASGLCDIFRMQKPSFWFFRSQHSPSPFVKVVGDWNPGPPKRDLVVFSNCEEVELLVNGKSIARQSPVRGGATDYADAKPFDGSNTGNLRHPPIVFRNIPYQPGLVEIKGFVNGKVVTTDRLRTVEQPEQIKVFVYEYGVPATKNDLVFFRAAVVDSHGNVCVDDSREIHITVSGAELVGKAEIVAGKGAIVGLIRTSPTASIVSIRASAPGLWPASSVLATR from the coding sequence TTGATCGCGGCTTTCGTTGCGCTGGCGTTTGTGAGTTCTCGAACGACATTGAATCTGGATGACGGTTGGCAGTACACAACGCTTGCGGCGCCGCCATCGATTTGGTCGGGAGCGGATGCGGTTCCAACGGCGGCCTGGAAGGTGGTTCGAGTTTCGAGTGAGGAGACTACGGCGGAGAAAGCGCCGGCTTCCCAGGCGTTCGATGGCGACCCGAAGACGTTTTGGCATACGCGCTGGCAGGGGACTCCGGGCGGATATCCGCACGAATTGGTGCTCGACTTGGGCGGGCGGACGGAGGCGGTCGGCTTTCGTTTGTTGCCCCGGCAGACCGGGCCGAAGAATGGCCATCCCAACCATTTGCAGGTTTTCCTGTCGGATTCGCTTGATTCGTGGGGTGATCCGGTGGTTACGGGGCAGGTTCCAGATTCTTCGGACCTCTTTCAGGTCCGCTTTACGCCCCATCGGGGGCGCTACTTGCGGTTGGTGGTGTCGGACGGCTACCAGCGTGAGCCATTTTTGGTGCTCGCCGAGATTGGGCTGATTCGTTCCTTGGACGAGAAGCAAAAGCAGGATTGGGAGAGCCAATATCACATCGCAACGGTCGAGACCGGAGATGCCCGGTACGACCTTCGGGGGGCGGCTTTGGAAGGCGTAAAGCAGGCGGAACTGGCCAAAGTGAAGGCGGCGGATTGGAAGTCTGCGACCTTGCCGCATGCAGCCTGGATTCGTCCGATGGGAAAGCCGGAGATTTGGCAGGGAGTGGCTTACTACCGGCGATCCCTAGACGTCGATGACGGATTGCTTGCGAAACACCTTGAGCTTACGATCGACGGGGCGATGCAGGTTTCGGACCTATGGCTGAATGGCCAGCACGTGGCGACGCATCGGGGCGGGTATCTGCCGATGGTGGTTGATTTGACGGGCAAACTTGGGCGTCGTAACGACTTGCTGGTGCGCGTGGATAATCGGGATAACCCGCTGGTGCCGCCGGGCAAGCCTCAGCAGGACCTCGATTTTATGTATGGCGCAGGTCTGACCCGGCACGCCTGGCTGACGGCGACCTCGAAACTGCGGATTACTGACGCGCTGGAGGGCGCGGCGGGGCGGTTTGGCGGAGGAGTCTACGTGACGGATCCGGTTGTGGAGGCGGACCGAGCCACAGTTCGGGTTCGGACGCACGTGGCAAACGAAACGGGTAAGACGTGTGAATTCCAGATTCGGCAGAATCTGGGCGGGAGGATTACGACGAGTGGAAACGTCCGTTTGAAGCCGGGCGAAATGGCTTGGTATGGGCAGGACCTGAAGGCGGATGGCCTGCCTTTGTGGTCGCCCAGTTCGACGGCGACGATTACATTGCGGACGTCTCTGGTGTCTTCTGGTGAGGTTGAGGATTCGGTTGATACGTCGGTCGGCATTCGGAAGATCGAGGTGAGCCGGGAAAAGGGATTTGTGATTAACGGCAAGTCGATCGAGTTGATGGGGACGAACCGGCACCAGGACTACCCATGGGTGGGACCCGCGCTCTCGGATGCGGCAAACGTTCGCGATGTGCGACTGATCAAGCTGGCAGGGCATAACATCGTCCGGCTATCGCACTATCCGCAGTCGGAGGCGTTTCTGGACGAATGCGACCGGATGGGTCTGATGGTGATTCCGTGCATTCCGGGATGGCAGTTTTTGAACAAAGATACTCGGTTTACGGAGGCGGTTCGTCAGGACATTCGAAACCTAATTCGGCGGGATCGGAACCATCCGTCGGTGGCGTTTTGGGAGACGAGCCTGAACGAAACATATCCGCCTGCGGATGTGGCCCAGGATTGGTACGGTACAGCGAAGTCAGAATCGGTGGATGGGGCGATTTTGCTGGCGGGGGATGCGAGGAGGGGCGCGCCGTGGGACATTGCGTACAACCAATGGAAGGACGACTTCACTCGTCCGCAGAGTGTGTTGCCTTCGCGGCCGGGCTATGTTCGCGAGTATGGCGACTACGAATTTGGAGGCGCTTATAGCACGTCTCGGGTTCGGATCGCGGATGGGATGACGAAGCTGCTACAGGAGGCGTGGAACCAATCCTGGTCGCTGAATCGGCTCCGTCCACAGCTTCCGTGGACGATGGGATTCGGCACATGGGAGATGTTTGATCACAACGTTCCTTGGGAGTTTTCGGTTTCGGCCAGCGGCTTGTGCGATATTTTTCGGATGCAAAAGCCGAGCTTTTGGTTCTTTCGGAGCCAGCACAGCCCATCTCCATTTGTTAAGGTCGTGGGAGATTGGAACCCTGGCCCTCCCAAACGAGACTTGGTCGTCTTTTCGAATTGCGAGGAAGTGGAACTCCTGGTCAACGGCAAGTCGATTGCGCGCCAGTCGCCTGTACGAGGGGGGGCAACAGACTACGCTGATGCCAAGCCATTCGATGGATCAAACACGGGTAACCTGCGCCACCCTCCCATCGTGTTTCGGAATATCCCGTATCAGCCGGGCTTGGTCGAAATAAAGGGCTTTGTCAACGGAAAGGTTGTAACGACCGACAGGCTCAGAACAGTTGAGCAACCCGAGCAAATTAAAGTCTTTGTGTACGAGTATGGAGTTCCGGCGACGAAGAATGACCTCGTTTTCTTTCGGGCGGCAGTCGTTGACTCGCATGGCAATGTCTGCGTCGACGATAGTCGAGAGATTCACATCACGGTAAGCGGCGCCGAACTCGTTGGGAAAGCGGAAATCGTTGCGGGAAAGGGCGCCATTGTCGGCCTTATCCGGACATCGCCAACGGCCTCTATCGTCTCGATTAGGGCAAGTGCTCCTGGCCTTTGGCCCGCCAGCAGTGTCCTCGCCACGCGGTAG
- a CDS encoding butyryl-CoA dehydrogenase gives MDFALTQEHELIREMAYKFGQNEVLPGLAERDREHRSDAEMLEKMAAGGIMGISIPAKYGGSDTDYISLGIVCEELERADSTARVVMSVHSGLHSLTLLQWGTEEQKQRWLPDLAKGNRWGGFGLTEPNAGSDAANLRTTATKDGDSYILNGEKTWISLADYAHQFLVITRLTQTDAKAPYAAFIVDRSTPGFSSKAIKGKLGVRAGNTGQIFFDNMRVPAENMLGQEGDGFKVAMSALDHGRYTVAAGAVGIITACLDACTKYANERAVGGEVIGKKQLVQQMIASMVKGREIGRLLYYKVGWMKNTGQRHTRECSMAKWTNCEAAFDAANKAVEIHGAYGFCDEFPVERYFRNSRGAMIYEGTHEIHTIMQAEYELGYRADKPLAHVLPTWPVQ, from the coding sequence ATGGATTTTGCCCTGACGCAAGAGCACGAACTGATTCGGGAAATGGCCTATAAGTTTGGCCAAAACGAGGTTCTGCCGGGACTTGCCGAACGTGATCGCGAGCATCGAAGCGATGCCGAAATGCTAGAGAAAATGGCCGCGGGAGGCATCATGGGCATCTCTATTCCGGCTAAGTACGGCGGCAGCGATACCGACTATATTTCGCTCGGAATCGTGTGCGAAGAGCTTGAGCGTGCCGATTCGACCGCCCGCGTTGTGATGTCGGTTCACTCGGGCCTGCATTCATTGACCCTGTTGCAGTGGGGCACCGAGGAGCAGAAGCAGCGATGGCTTCCTGACTTGGCGAAAGGGAATCGCTGGGGCGGGTTTGGCTTGACTGAGCCGAATGCGGGATCCGATGCGGCGAACCTGCGGACGACGGCGACGAAGGACGGCGACTCCTACATTCTCAACGGCGAGAAGACGTGGATTTCGTTGGCCGACTATGCCCATCAGTTTTTGGTGATTACGCGTCTGACGCAAACCGATGCGAAAGCTCCGTATGCGGCGTTCATCGTCGACCGGTCGACTCCTGGATTTTCGTCGAAGGCGATCAAGGGCAAGCTCGGGGTTCGGGCGGGAAACACGGGGCAAATCTTTTTCGACAACATGCGCGTCCCAGCCGAGAACATGCTTGGCCAAGAAGGCGACGGCTTTAAGGTGGCGATGAGCGCCCTCGACCATGGCCGGTACACGGTGGCAGCGGGCGCGGTGGGCATCATTACCGCGTGCCTGGATGCCTGTACGAAGTATGCGAACGAGCGAGCCGTTGGTGGAGAAGTCATCGGCAAGAAGCAGTTGGTCCAGCAGATGATCGCTTCGATGGTGAAGGGGCGCGAGATCGGACGACTGCTGTACTACAAGGTCGGCTGGATGAAGAACACGGGCCAGCGGCATACGCGGGAGTGCTCGATGGCGAAGTGGACGAACTGCGAGGCGGCCTTTGATGCGGCGAACAAGGCGGTGGAGATCCACGGAGCTTACGGGTTCTGCGACGAGTTTCCGGTTGAGCGGTACTTCCGCAACTCGCGGGGAGCGATGATCTATGAAGGCACGCATGAAATCCACACGATCATGCAGGCGGAGTATGAATTGGGCTATCGGGCGGACAAACCGCTTGCGCACGTTTTGCCAACGTGGCCGGTGCAGTAG